A single Brevundimonas sp. M20 DNA region contains:
- a CDS encoding homoserine kinase yields the protein MAVFTPVEEADAEPFISRYGLGALRSLTPIAEGVENTNYRIDTDRGRYVLTLFEGRTDAASLPFCLGLTAHAADKGLPCARAVLDDQGQAVGELNGRPAAILEWLPGAWKREPSLEHQHAAGALLARLHLAAVDFPLERANPVGPAARRALFDRCLTRADADDRLLLGRMAPWVSGASGDPAAGLPRGPIHADYFPDNLLFDEDAPSGLIDFYFGCTDALAYDLAIALSAWGFDADGLPLPAALAAFRSGYESVRPLSVAERAALPALGAVAAVRFTLTRLHDRLFHDPTRLVTPKDPPPFLRRLDWWTEQAALAA from the coding sequence ATGGCCGTCTTCACCCCCGTCGAGGAGGCCGACGCCGAGCCCTTCATTAGCCGCTATGGGCTGGGCGCCCTGCGGTCGCTCACGCCCATCGCCGAAGGGGTGGAGAACACCAACTACCGCATCGACACCGACCGGGGTCGGTATGTCCTGACCCTGTTCGAGGGTCGCACGGACGCCGCCTCCCTGCCCTTCTGTCTCGGCCTGACCGCCCACGCCGCCGACAAGGGCCTGCCCTGCGCCCGCGCCGTGCTCGATGATCAGGGGCAGGCCGTCGGCGAACTCAACGGTCGCCCCGCCGCAATCCTCGAATGGCTGCCGGGGGCCTGGAAGCGTGAGCCCTCGCTGGAGCATCAGCACGCGGCCGGCGCCCTGCTGGCGCGCCTGCACCTCGCGGCGGTCGACTTCCCGCTGGAGCGCGCCAACCCGGTCGGGCCCGCCGCCCGCCGAGCCCTGTTCGACCGCTGCCTGACCCGCGCCGACGCCGACGACCGCCTGCTGCTGGGCCGGATGGCGCCGTGGGTCAGCGGCGCGAGCGGCGATCCCGCCGCCGGGCTGCCGCGTGGTCCGATCCACGCCGACTACTTCCCCGACAACCTGCTGTTCGACGAAGACGCCCCCAGCGGGCTGATCGACTTCTATTTCGGCTGCACCGACGCCCTCGCCTACGATCTGGCCATCGCCCTTTCGGCCTGGGGCTTCGACGCCGACGGCCTGCCCCTGCCCGCCGCTCTGGCCGCCTTCCGCTCAGGCTATGAGTCCGTGCGCCCGCTCTCGGTGGCCGAACGCGCCGCCCTGCCCGCGCTGGGCGCCGTCGCCGCAGTCCGCTTCACCCTGACGCGGCTGCACGACCGGCTGTTCCATGATCCCACGCGTCTGGTGACGCCCAAGGACCCGCCCCCCTTCCTGAGACGGCTGGACTGGTGGACCGAACAGGCCGCGCTGGCGGCTTAA
- a CDS encoding homoserine dehydrogenase, which produces MNAQLAVLERPVPALPAASPEVVVMKFGSSVLVDPADAPKVASDIYAEVRRGRRVVAVVSALAGETDRLLAEARALGLAHDNSLLPAYVVQGEERSAALVALACDRVGLSAATLTVRELGLVADGPCEHARPLSLDRAALDRALLKHEVVVVPGFGAVSPEGQVVLLGRGGSDLTALFLAAELELDSVQLVKDVDGLYDRDPNVHPDARRYDQASWAEAKALGGGLVQPDALDLAEARKLKVEVRNYLDGHRTVVGPVGAPPKPAPAHRRLRVAVAGCGVVGGGALARLLVDPRVEVVGVLVRDPSKPRDVPGASDAQLAPLLVSNPVALLERDPDLVLEALSEAKAGYDVIAAALSRGVYVATANKQAVSVDPDGLLELAARNDAKLLWSASVGGGVPMVEAVRAARDEAPVVAFEAVLNGTVNFMLARLGEGAAFDQALSEARAAGFAEEDPSSDLQGLDALAKVRLLSFEAFGVMPDDVAIHRDVLDPAALPPAGSRQLCRCELKDGKLVAAVRLVSGALDPLFAELKGEGNALKVISQDGSVVRRRGRGAGRWATAESLLADLSDLAAARLSKAV; this is translated from the coding sequence ATGAACGCCCAACTCGCCGTCCTCGAACGCCCCGTACCCGCCCTCCCCGCCGCCTCGCCCGAGGTGGTCGTGATGAAGTTCGGCAGCTCCGTGCTGGTCGATCCCGCCGACGCGCCCAAGGTCGCCTCCGACATCTACGCCGAAGTCCGACGGGGCCGACGCGTGGTCGCCGTCGTCTCGGCGCTCGCCGGTGAAACGGACCGCCTGCTCGCCGAGGCCCGCGCCCTCGGCCTCGCCCACGACAACAGCCTGCTGCCTGCCTACGTGGTTCAGGGTGAGGAACGCTCCGCCGCCCTGGTCGCCCTGGCCTGCGATCGCGTCGGTCTCAGCGCCGCGACCCTGACGGTCCGGGAGCTGGGCCTCGTCGCCGATGGCCCCTGCGAGCACGCCCGCCCGCTGTCGCTGGACCGCGCCGCCCTCGACCGCGCCCTGCTGAAGCATGAAGTGGTGGTCGTCCCCGGCTTCGGCGCTGTCTCGCCCGAAGGGCAGGTCGTCCTGCTGGGCCGTGGCGGATCGGACCTGACGGCCCTCTTCCTCGCCGCCGAACTTGAGCTCGACAGCGTCCAGCTGGTGAAGGACGTCGACGGCCTCTACGACCGCGACCCCAACGTCCATCCCGACGCCCGCCGCTATGATCAGGCCAGCTGGGCCGAGGCCAAGGCGCTGGGCGGCGGCCTCGTCCAGCCGGACGCGCTCGATCTCGCCGAGGCCCGCAAGCTGAAGGTCGAGGTCCGCAACTACCTCGACGGCCACCGCACGGTCGTCGGCCCGGTCGGCGCCCCGCCGAAGCCCGCGCCCGCCCACCGTCGTCTTCGTGTGGCCGTCGCCGGCTGCGGCGTGGTCGGCGGCGGCGCACTGGCCCGCCTGCTGGTCGATCCCCGCGTCGAGGTCGTCGGCGTCCTCGTCCGCGATCCGTCCAAACCCCGCGATGTCCCCGGCGCATCTGATGCCCAGCTCGCCCCGCTGCTCGTGTCCAACCCCGTCGCCTTGCTGGAGCGGGACCCCGATCTTGTGCTCGAGGCCCTTTCGGAGGCGAAAGCCGGCTACGACGTCATCGCCGCTGCCCTGTCGCGCGGTGTCTATGTCGCCACGGCCAACAAACAGGCGGTCAGCGTCGATCCGGACGGCCTGCTCGAACTGGCGGCTCGCAACGACGCGAAACTGCTCTGGTCCGCCTCGGTCGGTGGCGGCGTGCCCATGGTCGAGGCCGTGCGCGCTGCCCGGGACGAGGCTCCGGTCGTCGCCTTCGAGGCCGTGCTGAACGGCACCGTCAACTTCATGCTCGCCCGTCTCGGCGAAGGCGCCGCCTTCGATCAGGCCCTGTCCGAAGCCCGCGCCGCCGGTTTCGCCGAGGAAGACCCGTCCTCCGATCTGCAAGGCCTCGACGCCCTCGCCAAGGTCCGCCTGCTCTCGTTCGAAGCCTTCGGCGTGATGCCGGACGACGTCGCCATTCATCGCGATGTTCTGGACCCCGCCGCCCTGCCGCCCGCCGGTTCGCGTCAGCTCTGTCGCTGCGAGCTGAAAGACGGCAAGCTGGTCGCCGCCGTCCGTCTGGTCTCGGGCGCGCTGGACCCGCTGTTCGCGGAGCTGAAGGGAGAGGGCAACGCCTTGAAGGTCATCTCGCAGGACGGATCGGTCGTGCGCCGTCGCGGCCGCGGCGCCGGTCGCTGGGCCACGGCGGAAAGCCTGCTGGCCGACCTGTCCGACCTCGCCGCCGCCCGCCTGTCGAAGGCCGTCTGA
- a CDS encoding DUF2141 domain-containing protein produces the protein MNKIILAALAAASCLAAAPALAGDVTVTLTGVQARGGQLLAALQTRDQFLQPAGTYGDVVRNPEAGTVTVTFRDVAPGDYSLSVLHDVDSNGQMKIEGGMPAEGWAMVNGAALRAAPTWDQVKFTVPASGDSRLTVPMQYPR, from the coding sequence ATGAATAAGATCATCCTTGCGGCCTTGGCCGCCGCATCCTGCCTCGCCGCCGCCCCCGCGCTTGCAGGAGACGTCACCGTGACCCTGACCGGCGTGCAGGCGCGCGGCGGCCAACTGCTGGCCGCCCTGCAAACGCGGGATCAGTTCCTGCAACCCGCCGGGACCTACGGCGATGTCGTGCGCAATCCGGAGGCCGGGACGGTCACCGTGACTTTCCGCGACGTGGCGCCCGGCGACTATTCGCTGTCGGTCCTGCACGACGTCGACAGCAACGGGCAAATGAAGATTGAGGGCGGCATGCCGGCGGAGGGCTGGGCCATGGTCAACGGCGCGGCCCTCCGCGCGGCGCCGACATGGGACCAGGTGAAGTTCACGGTCCCGGCCAGCGGCGACAGCCGCCTGACCGTGCCGATGCAATATCCTCGCTGA
- the leuB gene encoding 3-isopropylmalate dehydrogenase, translated as MPASKTYDIVVLPGDGVGPEVTHAAKAVLTVVGDFFGHTFNFSEHLIGGAAIDATGDPLPPETAAACLAADAVLLGAVGGPKWDGGKRRPEEGLLGLRKAMGLYANLRPLQVSPVLAHRSPLKKEIVEGVDLIVFRELTGGIYFGEKTRTADRATDLCEYTVPEIERVARAAFQTAQQRRGKVTSVDKANVMETSRLWREVVSRVHAEEFPRIELEHALVDSMAMHLIRKPREYDVILTENMFGDILSDEISVLGGSIGLLPSASLGSSGPGLFEPIHGSAPDIAGQDKANPVGTILSAALLLRHSLGLEDEAGSIEAACAAVLSAGAVTADLGGELGTRAAANAVIDGLRAIHWAAAHRVQMHWA; from the coding sequence ATGCCCGCCTCCAAGACCTATGACATCGTCGTCCTGCCCGGTGACGGCGTCGGCCCCGAAGTAACCCACGCGGCCAAGGCCGTGCTGACGGTCGTCGGCGACTTCTTCGGTCACACCTTCAACTTCAGCGAACACCTGATCGGCGGCGCGGCCATCGACGCCACGGGCGATCCCCTGCCGCCGGAAACCGCCGCCGCCTGTCTGGCCGCCGACGCAGTGCTGCTGGGCGCCGTGGGCGGACCGAAGTGGGATGGCGGCAAACGCCGTCCGGAAGAAGGCCTGCTGGGCCTGCGCAAGGCCATGGGCCTGTACGCCAACCTGCGTCCCCTGCAGGTCTCGCCGGTGCTGGCCCACCGTTCGCCGCTGAAGAAGGAGATCGTCGAGGGCGTCGATCTGATCGTCTTCCGCGAGCTGACCGGCGGCATCTATTTCGGGGAAAAGACCCGCACCGCCGACCGCGCCACCGACCTTTGCGAATACACCGTGCCGGAGATCGAACGCGTCGCCCGCGCCGCCTTCCAGACCGCCCAGCAGCGTCGCGGCAAGGTCACTTCGGTCGACAAGGCCAACGTCATGGAAACCAGCCGCCTCTGGCGCGAGGTCGTCAGCCGCGTCCATGCCGAGGAGTTCCCGCGTATCGAACTGGAGCACGCCTTGGTCGACTCCATGGCCATGCACCTGATCCGCAAGCCGCGCGAGTACGACGTCATCCTGACCGAAAACATGTTCGGCGACATCCTGTCGGACGAGATTTCGGTGCTGGGCGGCTCCATCGGCCTGCTGCCCTCGGCCTCGCTGGGCTCCAGCGGTCCGGGCCTGTTCGAACCGATCCACGGCTCGGCGCCGGACATCGCCGGTCAGGACAAGGCCAACCCGGTCGGCACCATCCTGTCCGCCGCCCTGCTGTTGCGTCACAGCCTGGGACTGGAGGACGAAGCCGGCTCCATCGAAGCCGCCTGCGCCGCCGTCCTGTCAGCCGGAGCCGTCACCGCCGATCTGGGCGGGGAGCTGGGCACCCGCGCCGCCGCCAACGCCGTGATCGACGGGCTGCGCGCCATCCACTGGGCCGCCGCTCATCGCGTCCAGATGCACTGGGCCTGA
- the leuD gene encoding 3-isopropylmalate dehydratase small subunit, which produces MPEPFKSLTSKAVVLSQSNIDTDQIIPGRFLSTTSREGLGAWAFYDWRYEADGSHKPEAILNRIDPTERRILLAGRNFACGSSREHAPWALMDYGFRAVVSTEIADIFTSNALKNGFLPIVVDQATWDDLAAHADQPITVDLETSTIQRGNAPPVAFTVESFARQCLLDGVDTLGWLQARLPDIEAFERRKETV; this is translated from the coding sequence ATGCCTGAGCCCTTCAAATCCCTGACCTCAAAAGCCGTGGTCCTGTCACAGTCGAACATCGACACCGACCAGATCATCCCCGGCCGCTTCCTGAGCACGACCAGCCGCGAGGGTCTGGGCGCATGGGCTTTCTACGACTGGCGCTATGAGGCTGACGGCTCCCACAAGCCGGAAGCCATCCTCAACCGGATCGACCCGACCGAGCGCCGCATCCTGCTGGCAGGCAGAAATTTCGCCTGCGGTTCCTCGCGCGAACACGCTCCCTGGGCGCTGATGGACTACGGCTTCCGCGCCGTCGTCTCGACCGAGATCGCCGACATCTTCACCTCCAACGCCCTGAAGAACGGCTTCCTGCCCATCGTCGTCGATCAGGCGACCTGGGACGATCTGGCCGCCCACGCCGACCAGCCGATCACGGTTGATCTGGAAACCTCCACCATCCAGCGCGGCAATGCACCGCCTGTCGCATTCACGGTGGAGAGTTTCGCCCGCCAGTGCCTGCTGGACGGGGTCGACACCCTCGGTTGGCTGCAAGCCCGCCTGCCTGACATCGAAGCCTTTGAACGCCGGAAAGAGACCGTCTGA
- the leuC gene encoding 3-isopropylmalate dehydratase large subunit, whose product MPETLFEKVWNRHVVQAETPDAPAVLYIDLHLVHEVTSPQAFSEIESRGLKVRRPDRTFATLDHSTPTLPADASGERPYYTPASRAQVETLEANCARHGVSLAGWDSADRGVVHVMGPELGLTQPGMTVVCGDSHTATHGAFGALAFGIGTSEVGHVLATQCLLQRKAKTMRVTVDGQLQPGVSGKDVALAIIARLGFGGGTGFVVEYAGEAIRSLDMEGRMTVCNMSIEAGARAGMIAPDQTTVNWLKGRKHAPDTAVWDQTVADWLSLASDPGAIYDAEVHIDGGAIRPMATWGTTPDAGSAIGEPVPAPYDASGEKALAYMGFTPGEATTGHAVDVVFIGSCTNGRLPDLRAAAEVLRGRKVKPGLRMLVVPGSEAVRRDAEAEGLHTVFTDAGAEWRIPGCSMCLAMNGDMVAPGQLAVSTSNRNFEGRQGPGSRTILASPATAAATAITGVLTDPRVFLQEAALLKQPSAAREAVGAQNA is encoded by the coding sequence ATGCCTGAGACCCTGTTCGAGAAGGTGTGGAACCGGCACGTGGTGCAGGCGGAAACGCCTGACGCCCCGGCGGTGCTCTACATCGACCTGCATCTGGTCCACGAGGTCACCAGTCCGCAGGCCTTCTCCGAGATCGAGAGCCGGGGCCTGAAGGTGCGTCGTCCCGACCGCACCTTCGCCACCCTGGATCACTCCACCCCCACCCTGCCCGCGGACGCGAGCGGCGAGCGCCCCTACTACACGCCGGCCTCCAGGGCGCAGGTCGAGACGCTGGAAGCCAACTGCGCCCGGCACGGCGTCTCGCTGGCGGGCTGGGACTCGGCGGATCGCGGCGTGGTGCACGTCATGGGACCGGAACTGGGCCTGACCCAGCCCGGCATGACCGTCGTCTGCGGCGACAGCCATACCGCCACCCACGGCGCGTTCGGAGCCCTGGCCTTCGGCATCGGCACCTCCGAGGTCGGCCACGTACTGGCCACCCAATGCCTGCTGCAGCGCAAGGCGAAGACCATGCGCGTCACCGTCGACGGACAACTGCAGCCCGGCGTCTCGGGCAAGGACGTGGCGCTGGCCATCATCGCCCGTCTGGGCTTCGGCGGCGGCACCGGCTTCGTGGTCGAATACGCCGGCGAGGCCATCCGGTCGCTGGACATGGAAGGGCGGATGACCGTCTGCAACATGTCGATCGAGGCGGGCGCCCGCGCGGGCATGATCGCTCCGGATCAGACCACCGTGAACTGGCTGAAGGGCCGCAAGCACGCGCCCGACACCGCCGTCTGGGACCAGACCGTCGCCGACTGGCTGTCGCTGGCCTCCGACCCCGGCGCGATCTACGATGCCGAAGTCCACATCGACGGCGGCGCCATCCGCCCCATGGCGACCTGGGGCACCACCCCGGACGCGGGCTCGGCCATCGGCGAGCCCGTCCCGGCTCCGTACGACGCCTCCGGCGAAAAGGCGCTGGCCTATATGGGCTTCACCCCCGGCGAGGCGACCACCGGCCATGCGGTCGATGTCGTTTTCATCGGCAGTTGCACCAACGGCCGCCTGCCCGACCTGCGCGCCGCCGCGGAAGTCTTGCGCGGCCGCAAGGTGAAGCCGGGCCTGCGCATGCTGGTCGTTCCCGGCTCGGAGGCCGTCCGTCGCGACGCCGAAGCCGAAGGGCTGCACACGGTCTTCACCGACGCGGGGGCCGAGTGGCGCATCCCGGGCTGCTCCATGTGTCTGGCCATGAACGGCGACATGGTGGCTCCGGGCCAGTTGGCGGTCTCCACCTCCAACCGCAATTTCGAAGGCCGCCAGGGCCCCGGTTCGCGCACCATTCTGGCCAGCCCCGCCACGGCGGCGGCGACCGCCATCACCGGTGTCCTGACCGACCCGCGCGTGTTTCTGCAGGAGGCCGCCCTCCTCAAGCAGCCGAGCGCCGCGCGCGAGGCGGTAGGAGCCCAAAATGCCTGA
- a CDS encoding branched-chain amino acid transaminase, which translates to MQPLAEHIWVNGELTPWADAKVHVMSHALHYGTSVFEGIRVYDTPDGPCGFRLTDHVRRLFDSARMYHFELPYTVDELVEACRATVRSTGLKSAYIRPIAFLGACGMGVTPSPQNMNVDVAIAAFPWGAYLGEEALEKGVDACVASWSRIAPNTVPSGAKAGGNYLSSYLIGREARVGGFGEGIALGTDGRLSEGAGENLFIVKDGEIITPPAAASILMGITRDSVLKLARGLGYETREQILPREALYVADEIFMTGTAAEITPVRSVDGIATRAAGPGPVTKAVNAAFRGLFTGATPDRHNWLEPINAPAPAPQREAEYA; encoded by the coding sequence ATGCAGCCGCTGGCTGAACATATCTGGGTCAACGGCGAGCTGACGCCCTGGGCCGACGCCAAGGTTCACGTGATGAGCCACGCCCTGCACTATGGCACCTCGGTGTTCGAGGGCATTCGCGTCTATGACACCCCGGACGGTCCCTGCGGTTTCCGCCTGACAGACCATGTGCGCCGACTGTTCGACAGCGCCCGCATGTATCACTTCGAACTGCCGTACACAGTCGACGAGCTGGTCGAGGCCTGCCGCGCCACCGTGCGATCAACCGGGCTGAAGTCCGCCTACATCCGCCCCATCGCCTTCCTCGGCGCCTGCGGCATGGGGGTGACGCCCTCTCCCCAGAATATGAACGTCGATGTCGCCATCGCCGCCTTCCCGTGGGGCGCCTATCTGGGCGAGGAGGCGCTGGAAAAGGGCGTCGACGCCTGCGTGGCCAGCTGGTCGCGAATCGCCCCCAACACCGTGCCCTCGGGCGCCAAGGCGGGCGGCAACTATCTGTCGTCCTATCTGATCGGGCGCGAAGCCCGGGTCGGCGGCTTCGGTGAAGGCATCGCCCTGGGCACCGACGGCCGCCTGTCGGAAGGGGCCGGCGAGAACCTGTTCATCGTCAAGGACGGCGAGATCATCACCCCGCCCGCCGCCGCCTCCATCCTGATGGGCATCACCCGCGACAGCGTGCTGAAGCTGGCGCGCGGTCTGGGTTACGAGACCCGCGAACAGATCCTGCCGCGCGAGGCCCTTTATGTCGCCGACGAGATCTTCATGACCGGCACGGCCGCCGAGATCACCCCGGTCCGCTCCGTGGACGGCATCGCCACCCGCGCCGCGGGGCCGGGGCCGGTGACCAAGGCGGTCAACGCCGCCTTCCGCGGCCTGTTCACCGGCGCCACGCCGGATCGCCACAACTGGCTGGAGCCGATCAACGCCCCCGCCCCGGCTCCGCAGCGTGAGGCCGAATATGCCTGA
- a CDS encoding 2-isopropylmalate synthase, translating to MTKVQKAVAADPNRVIVFDTTLRDGEQAPGFSMGPEDKVRMARVLADLKVDVVEAGFAAASPGDEECVRRVAGEVEGPVFCSLARSNESDIDAAYRALSGTQERRIHVFLGTSPIHRSAKLKMSKAEVLAAAERSVAYARTRFEDVEFSPEDAIRTEPEFLAEVCEVAAAAGATTLNIPDTVGYSTPGEIAEIYRNLMAAVRVRHPHVVFSAHCHDDLGMAVANSLSAVEAGARQVEGAINGIGERAGNASIEEMVMAIRTRSDRYGLHTGVDATHLVRASRLLSEITHTPVVRNKAIVGLNAFAHEAGIHQHGMMADPSTYEIMRPQDVGFEGTWFVLGKHSGRHAVAKRAEALGQPVSGAHLAAAFAGFKRRADEIGEINDHELLAIIEASRPDAAPRQEYAYAAAG from the coding sequence ATGACCAAGGTTCAAAAGGCCGTCGCCGCCGATCCGAACCGGGTCATCGTCTTCGACACCACCTTGCGCGACGGCGAACAGGCGCCCGGCTTCTCCATGGGGCCGGAGGACAAGGTCCGCATGGCCCGCGTGCTGGCGGACCTGAAGGTCGATGTGGTCGAGGCCGGTTTCGCCGCCGCCTCACCCGGAGACGAAGAATGCGTGCGCCGTGTGGCCGGCGAGGTGGAGGGCCCCGTCTTCTGCTCGCTGGCCCGCTCCAACGAGTCCGACATCGATGCTGCGTACCGCGCCCTGAGCGGCACTCAGGAGCGCCGCATCCACGTATTCCTGGGCACCAGCCCGATCCATAGGTCGGCCAAGCTGAAGATGTCGAAGGCCGAGGTGCTGGCAGCCGCCGAGCGTTCGGTCGCCTATGCCCGCACCCGCTTCGAGGACGTGGAGTTCAGCCCCGAGGACGCCATCCGCACCGAGCCGGAATTCCTGGCCGAGGTGTGCGAAGTCGCCGCCGCCGCGGGCGCCACCACCCTGAACATTCCCGACACCGTCGGTTACTCCACGCCGGGCGAGATCGCCGAGATTTACCGCAACCTGATGGCCGCGGTCCGCGTGCGTCATCCACACGTGGTCTTCTCGGCCCACTGTCATGACGATCTGGGCATGGCCGTCGCCAACTCCCTCTCAGCGGTCGAAGCCGGGGCGCGTCAGGTCGAGGGCGCCATCAACGGCATCGGCGAACGGGCAGGTAACGCCTCGATCGAGGAGATGGTCATGGCCATCCGCACCCGGTCGGACCGCTACGGCCTGCACACCGGCGTGGACGCCACCCATCTGGTTCGCGCCAGCCGCCTGCTGAGCGAGATCACCCACACCCCGGTCGTGCGCAACAAGGCCATCGTCGGTTTGAACGCCTTCGCCCACGAGGCGGGCATCCACCAGCACGGCATGATGGCCGACCCGTCGACCTACGAAATCATGCGCCCTCAGGATGTCGGCTTCGAAGGCACCTGGTTCGTACTGGGCAAGCACTCGGGCCGCCATGCGGTCGCCAAGCGCGCCGAGGCGCTGGGCCAACCCGTATCCGGCGCCCATCTGGCCGCCGCCTTCGCGGGCTTCAAACGCCGCGCCGACGAGATCGGCGAGATCAACGACCACGAATTGCTGGCGATCATCGAGGCCTCGCGCCCGGACGCCGCCCCCCGACAGGAGTACGCGTATGCAGCCGCTGGCTGA
- a CDS encoding ACT domain-containing protein — protein MSTETLHLNIDRADGSLQRLIGLVERRGFHIDGITMRDEGPARRIEMAVRGRDAARCTRTLGRQIDKLFGVTRVSASASSFHPEVAA, from the coding sequence ATGAGCACCGAAACCCTGCACCTGAACATTGATCGCGCCGACGGCTCGCTTCAGCGCCTGATCGGTCTGGTTGAGCGTCGCGGCTTCCACATCGATGGCATCACCATGCGCGATGAGGGCCCGGCACGCCGAATCGAAATGGCCGTGCGCGGCCGCGACGCCGCCCGTTGCACCCGGACCCTGGGCCGACAGATCGACAAGCTGTTCGGCGTCACCCGCGTCAGCGCTTCCGCCTCGTCCTTCCATCCTGAGGTAGCGGCATGA
- the ilvG gene encoding acetolactate synthase 2 catalytic subunit, with protein MTASAARMSEPAAAPKSGARLLVSTLERLGVEVVFGYPGGAIMPVYDALAGSNLRHILVRHEQAAAFAADAWARRSGKVGVCMATSGPGATNLITGIANAMMDSIPVVCITGNVAQGVMGTDAFQEIDILGVTLPIVKHSILVRDPADVPAAIEEAFHIAASGRPGPVLVDLPKDVQVGQTTEDFGFSYPNTVVPVDHDAIAAAADAIRAAQRPLIYVGGGVKIGGATEQVRAFAEATGIPSVATLNALGTIPTDAPGFQGMLGMHGTRAANEAVQEADLLIVFGARFDDRATGKLAEFAPHARVIHFDIDASEIGKLRETWIPVAGELAPGVEALTAHLAGKGPAIDPWMIHCASRVQRTAFRYADAPGEGVYAPALLKAISEAAGDDFVAACDVGQHQMWAAQHCRFAKPEAHITSGGLGAMGFGLPAGIGAKLSDPDATVVVIAGDGGFMMNVQELATLRRYGIPVKVLLLDNSSLGLVRQWQELFFDGNYSEIDLSDNPDFVKVAEAFGIEAFRISRREEVQAGIARLLAADGPCLAHVIIDPRENVWPLVPPGKSNAEMMEGA; from the coding sequence ATGACCGCCTCCGCCGCCCGTATGTCTGAACCCGCCGCCGCCCCGAAAAGCGGCGCCCGCCTGCTCGTCTCCACCCTGGAGCGGCTGGGGGTTGAGGTCGTGTTCGGCTATCCGGGCGGCGCGATCATGCCCGTCTATGACGCCCTGGCCGGATCGAACCTGCGCCACATCCTGGTCCGTCATGAACAGGCCGCCGCCTTCGCCGCCGACGCCTGGGCCCGTCGCAGCGGCAAGGTCGGGGTCTGCATGGCCACGTCCGGCCCCGGCGCCACCAACCTGATCACCGGCATCGCCAATGCGATGATGGATTCCATCCCGGTCGTCTGCATCACCGGTAACGTCGCGCAAGGCGTCATGGGCACCGACGCCTTCCAGGAAATCGATATCCTGGGCGTCACCCTGCCGATCGTGAAGCACTCCATCCTGGTCCGCGATCCGGCCGATGTTCCGGCCGCCATCGAGGAAGCCTTCCATATCGCCGCCTCGGGCCGCCCCGGTCCGGTTCTGGTCGACCTGCCCAAGGACGTTCAGGTCGGTCAGACCACCGAGGACTTCGGCTTCAGCTATCCGAACACCGTCGTTCCGGTGGACCACGACGCCATCGCCGCGGCCGCGGACGCCATCCGCGCCGCGCAACGGCCACTGATCTATGTCGGCGGCGGCGTGAAGATCGGCGGCGCGACAGAGCAGGTCCGCGCCTTCGCGGAGGCCACCGGCATCCCGTCGGTCGCGACCCTGAACGCGCTGGGCACGATCCCGACCGACGCTCCCGGCTTCCAGGGCATGCTGGGCATGCACGGCACGCGCGCGGCCAACGAGGCCGTGCAGGAAGCCGATCTGCTGATCGTCTTCGGCGCCCGCTTCGACGACCGCGCCACCGGCAAGCTGGCTGAGTTCGCCCCCCACGCCCGCGTCATCCATTTCGACATCGACGCGTCCGAGATCGGCAAGCTGCGCGAGACCTGGATTCCGGTCGCGGGTGAGCTGGCGCCGGGCGTCGAGGCCCTGACCGCCCATCTGGCGGGCAAGGGTCCGGCCATTGATCCGTGGATGATCCACTGCGCCAGCCGGGTTCAGCGCACCGCCTTCCGCTATGCCGATGCACCTGGCGAAGGCGTCTACGCCCCGGCCCTGCTGAAGGCGATCTCGGAAGCCGCCGGTGATGACTTCGTCGCCGCCTGCGACGTCGGCCAGCACCAGATGTGGGCCGCCCAGCACTGTCGGTTCGCAAAGCCGGAAGCCCACATCACCTCCGGCGGCCTGGGCGCCATGGGCTTCGGCCTGCCCGCCGGTATAGGCGCCAAGCTGTCCGATCCGGACGCCACGGTCGTCGTCATCGCCGGCGACGGCGGCTTCATGATGAACGTGCAGGAGCTGGCCACCCTGCGCCGCTACGGCATCCCGGTGAAGGTTCTGCTGCTGGACAACAGCTCCCTGGGTCTGGTCCGCCAGTGGCAGGAGCTGTTCTTCGACGGCAACTACTCGGAGATCGACCTGTCCGACAATCCGGACTTCGTGAAGGTCGCCGAGGCCTTCGGGATCGAAGCCTTCCGAATTAGCCGACGCGAGGAGGTCCAGGCCGGGATCGCCCGCCTGCTGGCCGCCGACGGCCCCTGCCTCGCGCACGTGATTATCGACCCCCGGGAAAACGTGTGGCCGCTGGTCCCGCCCGGAAAGAGCAACGCTGAAATGATGGAAGGCGCCTGA